A genome region from Alkalimarinus coralli includes the following:
- the gltA gene encoding citrate synthase, producing the protein MTDKKAQLSVGDINVEFPVYSGTEGPDVIDVRGLVAQGLFTYDPGFVSTAACESKITYIDGDNGILLHRGYPIEQLAESSDYLELCYLLVRGELPSKEESEQFRQTVGQHTMVHDQMTHFFNGFRRDAHPMAIMCGVVGALSAFYHDKDFSDQEHRDIAMFRLVAKMPTVAAMCYKYSLGQPFIYPKNNLNYSENFLHMMFSTPCGDYKIDPVIAKAMDKIFMLHADHEQNASTSTVRLAGSTGANPFACIASGIAALWGPAHGGANEAVLTMLEEIGDVENIDTFVAKAKDKDDPFRLMGFGHRVYKNFDPRAKVMRETCDEVLKALGLENDPLLKIAKRLEQIALEDEYFIKRKLYPNVDFYSGIILKAVGIPVSMFTVIFAMSRTIGWFSHWNEMVSENYRIGRPRQLYTGYSKRDYPKK; encoded by the coding sequence ATGACTGATAAAAAAGCACAGTTATCGGTGGGCGATATTAATGTTGAGTTCCCTGTTTATTCAGGAACTGAAGGCCCAGATGTAATTGATGTACGAGGATTAGTAGCCCAAGGCTTATTTACTTATGACCCTGGCTTCGTATCTACCGCCGCCTGCGAATCAAAGATCACATACATCGACGGTGACAACGGTATCCTATTACACAGGGGATACCCAATAGAACAACTCGCCGAAAGCTCCGACTACCTGGAGTTATGCTACCTGCTAGTTCGCGGCGAACTACCCTCTAAAGAGGAAAGCGAGCAATTTCGTCAAACCGTTGGCCAACACACAATGGTTCACGACCAGATGACCCACTTCTTTAATGGATTTAGACGTGACGCACACCCTATGGCAATTATGTGCGGCGTAGTGGGTGCCTTGTCAGCCTTCTACCATGACAAAGACTTTTCAGATCAGGAACACCGTGACATCGCAATGTTCAGGCTTGTCGCTAAAATGCCGACTGTCGCAGCCATGTGCTACAAGTACTCTTTGGGTCAACCTTTTATCTACCCAAAAAACAACCTGAATTACTCTGAAAACTTCCTGCACATGATGTTCAGCACGCCTTGCGGCGACTACAAGATCGATCCAGTTATTGCAAAAGCAATGGATAAAATCTTCATGCTGCACGCAGACCATGAACAAAACGCATCAACTTCAACTGTTAGACTGGCAGGATCAACTGGTGCAAACCCATTCGCATGTATTGCATCTGGAATTGCAGCACTATGGGGGCCAGCTCACGGCGGAGCCAACGAAGCTGTACTGACAATGCTTGAAGAGATTGGCGATGTGGAAAATATCGACACATTCGTTGCCAAAGCAAAAGATAAAGACGACCCATTCCGCCTAATGGGATTCGGCCACCGTGTTTATAAAAACTTTGACCCTCGCGCCAAAGTTATGCGTGAAACATGCGACGAAGTTCTAAAAGCATTAGGCCTTGAGAATGATCCTCTGCTAAAAATCGCGAAGCGCCTTGAGCAAATTGCACTTGAAGATGAATACTTCATTAAGCGCAAGCTATACCCTAACGTAGACTTCTACTCCGGTATAATCCTCAAAGCAGTAGGTATTCCCGTCTCAATGTTTACCGTTATCTTTGCCATGTCGCGAACCATCGGCTGGTTCTCACACTGGAACGAGATGGTAAGCGAAAACTATAGAATTGGCAGACCACGTCAACTATACACAGGCTACAGCAAGCGCGACTACCCTAAAAAGTAA
- the sdhC gene encoding succinate dehydrogenase, cytochrome b556 subunit → MNSNRPVNLDLSKFSFPLPAITSIIHRITGLALFVGVAFVLWAFEMSLSGEEGFNVIKDIMQGFLAKLILWGIISALLYHLVAGIKHLLMDAGIGETLEGGKLGAKITLVVSIVLILLTGVWIW, encoded by the coding sequence GTGAATAGCAATAGACCTGTTAACCTAGATCTGTCCAAATTTAGTTTTCCACTACCTGCCATCACTTCGATAATTCATCGTATTACGGGGTTAGCTCTGTTTGTTGGAGTTGCGTTCGTATTGTGGGCATTTGAAATGTCCCTAAGCGGTGAAGAAGGGTTTAATGTCATCAAAGACATTATGCAGGGTTTTTTAGCCAAGTTGATTCTATGGGGAATTATCTCGGCATTGTTGTACCACCTTGTTGCAGGCATCAAGCATCTATTAATGGACGCTGGTATTGGCGAAACGTTAGAAGGTGGTAAGTTGGGCGCCAAAATTACCTTGGTGGTTTCAATTGTATTGATTTTGCTCACAGGAGTCTGGATATGGTAG
- the sdhD gene encoding succinate dehydrogenase, hydrophobic membrane anchor protein, with protein sequence MVASVTSLGRSGLYDWMVQRVTAVVLAVYILFLLGYFVLTPDLSYEAWSGLFANTCMKIFTIMALVSLSAHAWVGMWTISTDYLKNGLVRFLFQAFCGGVMFVYFVWGVQILWGL encoded by the coding sequence ATGGTAGCCAGTGTTACTAGCTTAGGAAGAAGTGGTCTATATGACTGGATGGTGCAACGGGTTACGGCTGTTGTTTTAGCAGTATATATCCTTTTTCTATTAGGTTATTTTGTGTTGACACCAGATCTGAGCTACGAAGCTTGGAGTGGGTTGTTTGCAAATACCTGCATGAAGATATTTACCATTATGGCCTTGGTTTCTCTTAGCGCACATGCGTGGGTTGGAATGTGGACCATTTCAACAGATTATTTGAAAAATGGTTTGGTTAGATTCCTTTTTCAAGCGTTTTGTGGCGGCGTGATGTTCGTATATTTCGTCTGGGGCGTTCAAATTTTGTGGGGACTGTAA